Proteins encoded in a region of the Anopheles aquasalis chromosome 2, idAnoAquaMG_Q_19, whole genome shotgun sequence genome:
- the LOC126581566 gene encoding CDK-activating kinase assembly factor MAT1, with amino-acid sequence MDDQVCPRCKTTKYRNPSLKLMVNVCGHTLCESCVELLFLKGSGSCPECGVALRRSNFRVQLFEDSNVDKEVQIRKRILKDFNKKEDDFATVDEYNDYLEMIEEIVFNLCNNIDIINTNKRIEQFKRDNREVILKNKTKLSKDELELEQIVEIEKEQFDQRRKELAMIEVENRKQKTKNKEELIDSLMASYEDANAIVDKFAQKTAEKVQPLLPKPAAPASQVPKHTHFSSGIATGFQGQHGFMAVPKPEEGPLYAYEKQEFSTDGPTPPTLEDVINNGYIRHIRTENVAEKTGGFQTNLSCLRAIQEALAGLYHG; translated from the exons ATGGATGATCAAGTGTGTCCCCGTTGTAAAACCACCAAATACAGAAATCCATCACTAAAGTTGATGGTGAACGTGTGTGGCCACACGCTGTGTGAAAGCTGCGTTGAGCTTCTGTTCCTCAAAGGATCCGGCTCCTGCCCggagtgtggtgtggcgcTAAGGCGGAGCAACTTCCGTGTGCAGCTGTTCGAAGACTCGAACGTCGATAAGGAGGTACAGATTCGGAAGCGCATCCTAAAGGACTTCAACAAAAAGGAGGACGACTTTGCCACGGTGGACGAGTACAACGATTACCTGGAGATGATCGAAGAGATCGTGTTTAACCTCTGCAACAACATCGACATCATAAACACCAACAAGCGCATCGAACAGTTCAAGCGAGACAACCGGGAAGTGAttctgaaaaacaaaaccaaacttaGCAAGgatgagctggagctggagcagatCGTCGAGATCGAAAAGGAGCAGTTCGATCAGCGGCGAAAGGAACTGGCGATGATCGAGGTCGAGAACAGGAAGCAGAAGACAAAGAACAAGGAGGAGCTGATCGATTCACTGATGGCTAGTTACGAGGATGCGAACGCTATTGTGGACAAATTTGCTCAGAAAACGGCCGAGAAGGTGCAACCGCTATTACCGAAACCGGCGGCACCCGCGAGCCAGGTACCGAAACATACCCACTTCTCTTCGGGCATAGCGACCGGGTTCCAGGGACAGCACGGGTTTATGGCGGTGCCAAAGCCTGAAGAGGGGCCTCTGTATGCCTACGAGAAGCAGGAATTCTCTACCGATGGTCCGACACCACCAACGCTGGAAGATGTAATCAACAACGGATATATTAGGCATATACG AACTGAGAATGTGGCCGAGAAAACGGGTGGATTCCAAACAAACCTGTCCTGCCTGCGAGCCATTCAGGAAGCGTTGGCTGGGTTGTATCACGGTTGA
- the LOC126569607 gene encoding Bardet-Biedl syndrome 2 protein homolog, producing MDISTKPVFSFSLNYKIFEKLVTCGKYDGIHSCLTMVTTADKILIHTPHKRYGLQNSQLSISEIKNDIALLNMNFPIRAIVAGRLKKDDERDVLVIGSPSHVLAYHVDENCNMFQRDFHEGVRSAVIGPYGSQPGNSLIVGGNAVVRGYDSEGNELFWLITAGSVISLLLIDIDKDEQNELIIGTDDGCIRIYKKETLLHEFAEGNEIQNLVSLRAGQFMYSVKNGTIGVFEENVRAWRIKSKTRATAMATYDILGCESKQMIIGWKSGKMDVRDPRTGDVWFKMKMNEFVCGMACNDYRGIGMLDLVIVTADGEIRGYTTPTVNMLTLHNVADEEMSSLLTQKQKLLLELKHYENNIKYNKEILSGTNESNLVQSVPDNVGIIPSNTRLQIGISTSYGNNDMNIDITVSTNNSTTIRAVLIFADQLFKEETLIAHLTKDVSRILIPLKTLKDNAQDIHIKAFVGYPSSVQFHVFELTRQLPKFAMYTIPHSLTGSPKSISYINRLPAKDGSPGECYVEFRITERLKRICIWVNQNFLLPSDIEYVTSDADATELHLNLISLRTGKSVCLHFSYDGKTRFYTEDIGLAADLVQSLVQFLNIDTMNSSACFPTVYEEVKELFHKLQGLQETEKQINSEIVENINQIKSHLIRAEDARFYNGEDVIRHHNEMMATNEDLVKSYKIRLANTNEIQLTLKRIHGILYNASRLRAGTYASSMIGRFKEALKTNNIDAILKIIELGEM from the exons ATGGATATTTCCACCAAGCccgtgttttccttttcattgaATTATAAAATATTCGAAAAACTGGTCACGTGCGGAAAGTACGACGGTATCCATTCGTGCCTCACGATGGTAACCACGGCGGATAAG ATACTGATACACACGCCGCACAAACGGTACGGATTGCAGAACTCCCAACTCTCGATTTCCGAAATCAAAAATGACATTGCACTGCTCAATATGAACTTTCCGATACGGGCCATCGTAGCCGGACGCTTGAAGAAGGACGACGAGCGTGACGTGCTGGTGATTGGAAGTCCTTCACATGTGCTGG CATATCACGTCGACGAAAACTGTAACATGTTCCAGCGAGATTTCCATGAGGGCGTTCGCTCGGCAGTGATCGGTCCATACGGAAGTCAACCGGGCAATAGTCTGATAGTCGGTGGGAATG CTGTTGTGCGCGGTTATGACTCGGAAGGGAATGAATTATTTTGGCTGATAACGGCGGGTAGCGTCAtatcgctgctgctaatcGACATTGATAAGGATGAGCAGAATGAG CTCATCATCGGCACAGATGATGGATGCATCCGAATCTACAAGAAGGAAACCCTGCTGCACGAGTTTGCCGAGGGAAATGAGATCCAAAATCTGGTCAGCCTGCGTGCGGGCCAGTTTATGTACAGCGTAAAGAACGGTACGATCGGTGTGTTCGAGGAGAATGTGCGCGCATGGCGCATCAAATCGAAAACCCGTGCCACCGCTATGGCCACGTACGATATCCTCGGATGCGAGAGCAAGCAAATGATCATCGGATGGAAGAGCGGCAAGATGGACGTGCGGGATCCTCGTACCGGCGATGTGTGGttcaagatgaagatgaacgaGTTCGTGTGCGGAATGGCGTGCAACGACTACCGTGGCATCGGTATGCTCGatctcgtcatcgtcaccgccgATGGAGAAA TCCGAGGCTACACAACACCGACCGTCAATATGCTAACGCTGCACAATGTTGCCGATGAGGAGATGAGCAGTTTGCTTacgcagaagcagaagctgttGCTCGAGCTGAAACACTACGAGAACAACATCAAGTACAACAAGGAGATTCTgagcggaacgaacgaaagcaaTCTGGTGCAGAGCGTTCCGGACAATGTGGGCATTATACCGTCCAACACTCGGCTTCAGATTGGCATCTCGACGAGCTACGGAAACAACGATATGAACATCGATATCACGGTCTCGACGAACAACTCGACCACGATCCGGGCCGTGCTGATCTTTGCCGATCAGCTGTTCAAGGAGGAAACCCTGATTGCCCATCTGACGAAGGACGTGTCGCGGATACTGATCCCACTGAAGACGCTCAAGGACAATGCGCAGGATATACACATTAAGGCGTTCGTGGGCTATCCGAGCAGTGTGCAGTTTCACGTGTTCGAGCTAACGCGCCAGCTGCCAAAGTTTGCGATGTACACCATCCCGCATAGTTTGACCGGTTCGCCAAAAAGTATCT CCTACATAAACAGACTGCCCGCGAAGGATGGTAGCCCCGGGGAGTGTTACGTCGAGTTTCGCATCACCGAGCGTCTCAAGCGGATCTGCATCTGGGTCAATCAG AACTTCCTGCTCCCGTCCGACATCGAGTATGTGACATCGGACGCTGACGCAACAGAGCTGCACCTTAACCTCATCAGCCTGCGCACGGGCAAGAGCGTGTGCCTACACTTTAGCTACGATGGCAAGACGCGTTTCTACACCGAGGACATCGGTCTGGCCGCTGACCTCGTACAGTCACTGGTGCAGTTTCTCAATATAGACACCATGAAC TCCAGTGCCTGCTTTCCGACGGTGTACGAAGAAGTCAAGGAGCTGTTCCACAAACTTCAAGGCCTACAGGAGACGGAGAAGCAGATCAACTCGGAGATCGTGGAGAACATTAACCAGATCAAGAGCCACCTTATCCGGGCGGAAGATGCCCGCTTCTACAATGG TGAGGACGTCATCAGGCACCACAACGAGATGATGGCCACCAACGAGGATCTGGTGAAGAGCTACAAAATCCGGCTGGCGAACACGAACGAAATTCAGCTAACACTGAAGCGCATCCACGGTATCCTCTACAATGCCTCGAGGTTAAGGG CTGGAACGTACGCCTCGTCGATGATCGGTCGGTTCAAGGAGGCACTTAAGACGAACAACATCGATGCGATATTGAAAATCATCGAGCTGGGAGAAATGTAA
- the LOC126581393 gene encoding uncharacterized protein LOC126581393: protein MSLLEASVLINDDSGEVRENELLLEEDDENDVTKDLNFSRMSPSLFPVSPKKPCPTGDDGVNVTATPLPSPSRPDLLAEKLGANSVPSAVSEFYNRASPEPSAGDISTWATSFEMTTPAIAKGPGCCTAPGQDCRTHRQTIAFAIQELNAMTDEMLQFIQGFETKHPSCKDPSKL from the coding sequence ATGAGTCTCCTGGAGGCCAGTGTACTGATTAACGACGACAGTGGCGAGGTGCGTGAGAACGAGCTGTTGCTggaagaggacgacgaaaacgatgtGACGAAGGATCTGAACTTTAGCCGCATGTCACCGTCGCTGTTCCCGGtttcaccgaaaaaaccgTGTCCAAcaggtgatgatggcgtgAATGTTACTGCTACACCACTTCCGAGTCCTTCCCGACCTGATCTATTGGCGGAAAAGCTAGGAGCAAACTCTGTCCCCAGTGCCGTCAGTGAGTTTTATAACAGGGCATCTCCCGAGCCATCGGCTGGCGACATTTCGACATGGGCTACTTCTTTCGAAATGACGACTCCTGCTATAGCCAAAGGACCTGGTTGTTGCACGGCACCGGGACAGGATTGTCGGACGCATCGGCAAACGATAGCCTTCGCTATCCAGGAGCTTAATGCGATGACGGACGAAATGCTGCAGTTCATCCAGGGTTTCGAAACAAAGCACCCGTCGTGCAAGGATCCAAGCAAGTTGTGA